The genomic DNA GGCGCCGCTGGACTGCCAGAGGAGGACGACGACGAGGCTGGCAGAAAGACGAATGTATTATAATACGATCCTACGCCATGCAGGGGCGGAGGAGCCGCCGACAGGATCGCGAGGAGGACCCATGAAAGACGCCCAAGAGGACCCGGTCGAGAAGGCAGGGTCGGTGTCCTTCCTCGTCTCGTCGGTCCTCGCCCTGATCGTCATAGGAACCGTAACGGACTTCCCGATCTACATCCGCTTCCCACTCGCGGCCGTCATCGGGATCCCCTTCGGCTTCGCGGGAATGGCGGTCGCGCGGCGCGTCCGGCGGAAGTACAGAGTCCGACGGCGGGGCCTACCCGTAGAACAGGGACTCGAAGACGGCCCGGGGCGCGCCGCGTAAACGCTAAGAGGGGCTGCGCTCGGCCCAGGACCGCCCCTCGAACCTCCGTCGGCCGGTCACCAGACACAGCTCAGCAGCGAACACGAAAGCACAGCGTTTCACCATGATCGTCCTCGATCGCGTCACCAAGAAGTACCGCGACACGATGTCGCTGCACGACATCAGCGCACGCATTTCCGCCGGCAGCATCACCGCCCTTCTTGGTCCGAACGGGTCCGGCAAGACCACTCTTCTCAGAGTTGTCACCGGCCTCATCGCCCCCTCGAGCGGCAGCGTCTCAATCGGCCGCAGCCGCGCGGGCGACGGTTTCCAACCACGCATCGGCGCGTTTCTCCACGCCGAATCGCTCCCCCTCGAGGCCTCTGCTCGGGCCTATTTGCGGCACATCGCCGCCATGACGCCCGCGCACTGCATGAGGGTCGAGGAGGCCCTGGAGTTCGTCGGCCTTGCCGATGTGCGCGCAAAGCGCATCCGCCAGTACTCGCTCGGCATGAAACAGCGATTGGGCATTGCCAGTGTCATCATGCGCGACCCTGAGATCCTCATTTTCGACGAGCCCTCGAATGGGCTTGACCCCGAGGGTATCGCATGGTTTCGCAATCTCCTGACAACATACTCGGCTCAGGGAAAAACCATCATTATCTCCTCGCACTTCATTGCGGGCGTCGAGCAGACGGCGGGTCACATCGTTCTGCTGAACAGAGGTCGCCTCCTCGCCAGCGAACCGATCCGGGAGTTCTGCAGCCAGGGAGCCTCGACGGGGGCCACTGTTCGCGTCCAGTCCCAACAGAAGAACGAGATCGAGTCAGTCCTCGCCAAAGCGAAGATCAGCTACATCAGCACGCCCTCGCACACGATTGTCCAAGGACTCGCCCCAGAGGACGTCGCCGCTCTCGTCTACTCCCGCGGGCTGACGCTGTCTGAGCTGACCGCACAGACGCTCTCGCTCGAGGAGTCCTTCTTTCAACGACTCAGCACCGATGAGGAGGCGCCACGTGACAAGCACTAACAGACTCACGCTCAACACGCTCGCCGAACTCCTGCGCATTCTCCGGAGGGGCGGCTCCCGGCTGCCGCTACTGCTCTCTGTCATCGTCCCAGTCGCCACCGCGGTATTGTGGGCGCTTTTCATCTCGGACACCGAGGGCGGCGACTCCTCCCTCGCAGTCACCTCCCCGATCCAGCTGGCGGGCTTTCTCGCCACATTGGGGGCGTCCTTCTCTCTGACCCTCAACTTGGCCAAGAGCGCTGAGAGCACGGCGGTCACGAGCCTGCTCG from Falsarthrobacter nasiphocae includes the following:
- a CDS encoding ABC transporter ATP-binding protein; this encodes MIVLDRVTKKYRDTMSLHDISARISAGSITALLGPNGSGKTTLLRVVTGLIAPSSGSVSIGRSRAGDGFQPRIGAFLHAESLPLEASARAYLRHIAAMTPAHCMRVEEALEFVGLADVRAKRIRQYSLGMKQRLGIASVIMRDPEILIFDEPSNGLDPEGIAWFRNLLTTYSAQGKTIIISSHFIAGVEQTAGHIVLLNRGRLLASEPIREFCSQGASTGATVRVQSQQKNEIESVLAKAKISYISTPSHTIVQGLAPEDVAALVYSRGLTLSELTAQTLSLEESFFQRLSTDEEAPRDKH